The proteins below are encoded in one region of Triticum aestivum cultivar Chinese Spring chromosome 1B, IWGSC CS RefSeq v2.1, whole genome shotgun sequence:
- the LOC123127914 gene encoding linoleate 9S-lipoxygenase 6, translated as MQMPFCPKLWDRSPVPPANAIAVNGTVVVANTFGLSAPGKSTTLRLFSGTQIDHETGKGKLSPEAPLRGGKKSKHGKTSTTTYHVTFLVDADFGTPGAVSVRNGNRADQFFLRHVRLELAEDRSIHFECNSWVYPYKKTASDRLFFINSSYLPSKTPEALVLLRDEELRSLRGDGKGERKDWERIYDYDRYNDLGNPDNPEHVRPVVGGTRTHPYPRRCRTGRAISNTDGVTETRKHMINLDFYIPPDERFSPGKLAEVLKLGVQAVTHFVIPEARTLIHGNDFKSMEQLRKDLYSRPVQPAVDGEVMEKLKSSVPSHKTYKQVAKAVKEEHPAKFPIPQVIQQDPEAWRSDEEFAREMLAGLNPVAIKRLQTFPPVSSGGKKSSITAEHIKSQLGDVTIEMAMHQKRLYILDHHDYLMPYLRRINTLGVCIYASRTLLFLKADGTLKPVVIELSLPSDGEGDTELSRVFLPASHGTEGHLWQLAKAHVSVNDSGYHQLISHWLFTHAAVEPFIIATRRQLSAMHPIHKLLEPHFKDTMQINTLARSILLNAGGILERTMYPGKYAVEMSSAIYGDWRFTEQSLPNDLLKRGVASSSNEPGGLTLHIEDYPYAVDGLEVWHAIDGWVRSYCAHFYHGDKEVDGDAELQAWWHDVRTVGHGDRQGDQACWLALDTVDHLAQTLSTLIWIASALHAAVNFGQYAYAGFPPNRPTRCRRFVPLPGSPEMTQLEADPEKFFLEMVPDRFTATLGLALIEVLSNHTSDEVYLGQRATSTWTDDGQLLRLLDRFREDLRRVEKRVEERNKDQRLKNRRGPAKVPYTLLFPDVAGQEKGLTGKGIPNSVSI; from the exons ATGCAAATGCCGTTCTGCCCCAAGCTGTGGGATCGGAGCCCGGTCCCGCCGGCGAACGCCATCGCCGTCAATGGCACGGTGGTCGTCGCCAACACCTTCGGCCTCTCCGCGCCCGGCAAGTCCACCACCCTGCGCCTCTTCAGCGGCACCCAAATCGACCACG AGACGGGGAAGGGGAAGCTGAGCCCGGAGGCCCCGCTGAGGGGCGGCAAGAAGAGCAAGCACGGGAAGACGAGCACGACGACGTACCACGTCACGTTCCTGGTGGACGCCGACTTCGGCACGCCGGGGGCCGTGTCCGTCAGGAACGGGAACCGCGCCGACCAGTTCTTCCTCCGCCACGTGCGGCTGGAGCTCGCCGAGGACCGGAGCATCCACTTCGAGTGCAACTCCTGGGTGTACCCTTACAAGAAGACCGCCTCCGACCGCCTCTTCTTCATCAACTCG AGCTACCTGCCTTCCAAGACACCGGAGGCGCTGGTGCTGCTGCGGGACGAGGAGCTGCGGAGCCTGCGAGGGGACGGCAAGGGGGAGCGCAAGGACTGGGAGCGCATCTACGACTACGACCGCTACAACGACCTCGGCAACCCCGACAACCCGGAGCACGTCCGCCCGGTCGTCGGCGGCACCCGGACGCACCCCTACCCGCGCCGCTGCCGGACAGGCCGTGCCATCAGCAACACCG ACGGCGTGACGGAGACGCGCAAGCACATGATCAACCTGGACTTCTACATCCCGCCGGACGAGCGGTTCAGCCCGGGGAAGCTGGCGGAGGTGCTCAAGCTGGGGGTGCAGGCGGTGACGCACTTCGTGATCCCGGAGGCGAGGACGCTGATCCACGGCAACGACTTCAAGTCCATGGAGCAGCTGAGGAAGGACCTGTACAGCAGGCCCGTGCAGCCGGCGGTGGACGGCGAGGTCATGGAGAAGCTCAAGTCCTCCGTGCCGTCCCACAAGACCTACAAGCAGGTGGCCAAGGCCGTCAAGGAGGAGCACCCCGCCAAGTTCCCCATCCCGCAAGTCATCCAGC AGGATCCTGAGGCGTGGAGGAGCGACGAGGAGTTCGCAAGGGAAATGCTTGCAGGGCTCAACCCTGTTGCCATCAAGAGATTACAA ACGTTTCCGCCGGTCAGCAGTGGCGGGAAGAAGAGCTCGATAACCGCCGAGCACATCAAGAGCCAGCTTGGAGATGTCACCATTGAAATG GCAATGCATCAGAAGAGGCTGTACATCCTGGACCACCATGACTACCTGATGCCGTACCTGAGGCGCATAAACACGCTGGGCGTGTGCATCTACGCGTCACGCACGCTGTTGTTCCTCAAGGCCGACGGGACCCTCAAGCCGGTCGTGATCGAGCTGAGCCTGCCCAGCGACGGCGAGGGCGACACCGAGCTGAGCCGGGTCTTCCTCCCGGCGAGCCACGGCACCGAGGGGCATCTGTGGCAGCTCGCCAAGGCCCACGTCTCCGTCAACGACTCGGGGTACCATCAGCTCATCAGCCACTG GTTGTTCACGCACGCGGCGGTGGAGCCGTTCATCATCGCGACCAGGAGGCAGCTGAGCGCCATGCACCCCATCCACAAGCTCCTGGAGCCGCACTTCAAGGACACGATGCAGATCAACACGCTGGCAAGGAGCATACTGCTCAACGCCGGCGGCATCCTGGAGAGGACCATGTACCCGGGGAAGTACGCCGTGGAGATGTCCTCCGCCATCTACGGGGACTGGAGGTTCACCGAGCAGTCCCTGCCAAATGATCTCCTCAAGCG GGGGGTGGCCTCCAGCTCCAATGAGCCCGGCGGCCTGACCCTGCACATCGAGGACTACCCGTACGCCGTCGACGGCCTCGAGGTGTGGCACGCCATCGACGGGTGGGTGCGCAGCTACTGCGCCCACTTCTACCACGGCGACAAGGAGGTGGACGGCGACGCGGAGCTGCAGGCGTGGTGGCACGACGTCCGCACCGTCGGCCACGGCGACCGGCAGGGCGACCAGGCGTGCTGGCTGGCGCTGGACACCGTCGACCACCTCGCCCAGACGCTGTCGACGCTCATCTGGATCGCCTCCGCGCTGCACGCGGCCGTAAACTTCGGGCAGTACGCCTACGCGGGGTTCCCGCCGAACCGGCCCACCCGGTGCCGCCGGTTCGTGCCGCTGCCGGGGTCGCCGGAGatgacgcagctggaggccgacCCGGAGAAGTTCTTCCTGGAGATGGTGCCCGACAGGTTCACCGCCACGCTGGGGCTGGCGCTCATCGAGGTGCTGTCCAACCACACCTCCGACGAGGTCTACCTCGGGCAGCGCGCCACGTCCACGTGGACGGACGACGGCCAGCTGCTGCGCCTGCTGGATCGGTTCCGGGAGGACCTCCGGCGGGTGGAGAAGCGGGTGGAGGAGAGGAACAAGGACCAGCGGCTCAAGAAccggagggggccggccaaggtgCCGTACACGCTCTTGTTCCCGGATGTGGCCGGCCAGGAGAAGGGGCTCACGGGGAAAGGGATACCCAACAGCGTCTCCATATGA
- the LOC123127923 gene encoding pyruvate kinase isozyme G, chloroplastic — protein MAAAAEMVRGFAATARVARPAATVPAPPQPRRAVAARVLRTSASEKVAADLSVAGTNGSLSALSNNDVSTDATSQVVDATPRRKTKIVCTIGPSTNTREMIWKLAETGMNVARMNMSHGDHQSHQKVIDLVKEYNAQNTDGNTVAIMLDTKGPEVRSGDLPEPIMLAEGQEFNFTIKRGVSTEDTVSVNYDDFISDVEAGDILLVDGGMMSLAVKSKTADTVKCVVVDGGELKSRRHLNVRGKSATLPSITEKDWEDIKFGVENGVDFYAVSFVKDAKVIHELKAYLKSANADIHVIPKIESADSIPNLQSIIAASDGAMVARGDLGAELPIEEVPLLQEEIIRTCRSMQKPVIVATNMLESMIDHPTPTRAEVSDIAIAVREAADAIMLSGETAHGKYPLKAVKVMHTVALRTESSLYDPTKAPSLVARPKALLNDDFCKSQLSKMFGSHATMMANTLRTPIIVFTRVGSMAVLLSHYRPSSTIYAFTNEVRVKQRLALYQGVVPILMEFSDDAEETFSRAITSLLDAKYMNEGDYVTLVQSGSQSIWREESTHHIQVRKVQC, from the exons ATGGCCGCGGCGGCGGAGATGGTGCGCGGGTTCGCCGCGACGGCGCGCGTGGCCAGGCCGGCAGCGACGGtgccggcgcccccgcagcccagGCGGGCGGTCGCCGCGCGGGTGCTGCGGACCTCCGCCTCCGAGAAGGTGGCGGCGGATCTCTCCGTCGCCGGGACCAACGGCTCCCTCTCCGCTCTG AGCAATAATGATGTCAGTACTGACGCCACCTCACAAGTAGTGGATGCGACTCCCCGGAGGAAGACAAAGATAGTCTGCACCATAGGCCCCTCGACCAACACTCGTGAGATGATATGGAAGCTTGCAGAGACTGGAATGAATGTTGCGCGTATGAATATGTCCCATGGTGACCACCAGTCACACCAAAAAGTGATTGATTTGGTCAAGGAGTACAACGCACAGAACACTGATGGCAATACTGTTGCTATTATGCTGGACACAAAG GGTCCGGAAGTGCGAAGTGGGGATCTTCCTGAGCCAATCATGCTCGCGGAAGGTCAAGAGTTCAATTTCACGATTAAAAGAGGGGTGAGCACCGAAGACACTGTCAGTGTGAATTATGATGACTTCATAAGCGATGTTGAAGCTGGTGACATACTGTTGGTGGATG GAGGAATGATGTCGCTTGCTGTGAAGTCGAAAACAGCTGACACAGTCAAGTGTGTAGTAGTTGATGGTGGGGAGTTGAAATCAAGGCGCCACCTTAATGTGCGCGGAAAGAGCGCAACTCTGCCATCTATAACAG AGAAGGATTGGGAAGATATCAAGTTTGGCGTTGAAAATGGTGTTGATTTCTATGCTGTTTCGTTTGTGAAGGATGCCAAAGTTATTCATGAACTCAAGGCTTACCTGAAAA GTGCTAATGCGGATATACATGTTATTCCAAAAATTGAGAGTGCTGATTCAATCCCAAACCTCCAATCCATCATTGCTGCTTCAGATGGG GCAATGGTGGCTCGTGGAGATCTTGGTGCTGAACTTCCAATTGAGGAAGTTCCTTTACTACAG GAGGAGATTATCAGAACATGCCGAAGCATGCAGAAACCAGTAATTGTTGCAacaaatatgttagaaagcatgaTAGATCATCCAACTCCAACAAGGGCTGAAGTCTCTGATATAGCCATTGCTGTTCGGGAGGCTGCTGATGCCATTATGCTATCTGGTGAAACTGCCCATGGGAA GTACCCATTGAAGGCAGTGAAGGTGATGCACACTGTGGCACTTAGAACAGAATCCAGCCTGTACGACCCAACTAAAGCTCCCAGTCTTGTTGCACGCCCAAAG GCGCTGCTCAATGATGACTTCTGCAAAAGCCAATTAAGTAAAATGTTTGGATCTCATGCTACAATGATGGCGAACACCCTTCGTACACCGATCATTGTGTTTACACGTGTGGGCTCCATGGCTGTCCTTCTGAGCCACTACCGTCCCTCGTCCACCATATATGCATTCACTAATGA AGTACGAGTGAAGCAACGACTGGCACTCTATCAGGGTGTGGTTCCTATTCTCATGGAGTTCTCAGATGACGCGGAAGAGACTTTCTCAAGAGCAATTACCAGCTTGCTG GATGCGAAATACATGAATGAAGGGGACTATGTCACCCTCGTTCAGAGCGGGTCGCAGTCGATCTGGAGAGAAGAATCTACCCACCACATACAAGTGAGGAAAGTCCAGTGCTGA
- the LOC123127931 gene encoding NADH dehydrogenase [ubiquinone] 1 alpha subcomplex assembly factor 3 isoform X2, with translation MAAARGQKALATLVRSLRSDSISNSNAPRLRHLPSLRRTFSLYDQINLIDNVPEDQLRFQTYDDTGFKINNVKYEGSLLIVENKILTWTPKTFADITAESLSIFKIVHPIPEILILGCGKYVQPVSPELRKFIRSTGMKLEAIDSRNAASTYNILNEEGRAVAAAVLPFGVDS, from the exons atggcggcggcgcggggacaaAAGGCGCTGGCGACGCTGGTGAGGTCGCTGCGGAGCGATTCCATCTCCAACTCCAATGCTCCCAGGCTCAGGCACCTCCCGTCTCTCAG GAGGACCTTCTCGCTCTACGACCAGATCAACCTCATCGACAACGTCCCCGAAGACCAGCTCCGCTTCCAAAC TTACGATGACACTGGATTCAAGATTAACAATGTAAAGTATGAAGGGAGCTTGCTGATAGTAGAAAACAAGATACTGACCTGGACACCCAAAACATTTGCGGATATAACTGCTGAAAG TTTATCAATCTTCAAAATTGTGCACCCAATCCCAG AGATTCTGATTCTTGGTTGCGGGAAATACGTCCAGCCAGTCAGTCCTGAGCTGCGCAAGTTCATTCGGTCAACTGGGATGAAACTGGAGGCCATCGATTCG AGGAATGCGGCTTCGACCTATAATATTCTGAACGAAGAGGGGAGGGCAGTGGCGGCCGCAGTCCTTCCGTTCGGAGTCGACTCTTAA
- the LOC123127931 gene encoding NADH dehydrogenase [ubiquinone] 1 alpha subcomplex assembly factor 3 isoform X1: protein MAAARGQKALATLVRSLRSDSISNSNAPRLRHLPSLRRTFSLYDQINLIDNVPEDQLRFQTYDDTGFKINNVKYEGSLLIVENKILTWTPKTFADITAESLSIFKIVHPIPEILILGCGKYVQPVSPELRKFIRSTGMKLEAIDSVTHSPPPFVWQRNAASTYNILNEEGRAVAAAVLPFGVDS from the exons atggcggcggcgcggggacaaAAGGCGCTGGCGACGCTGGTGAGGTCGCTGCGGAGCGATTCCATCTCCAACTCCAATGCTCCCAGGCTCAGGCACCTCCCGTCTCTCAG GAGGACCTTCTCGCTCTACGACCAGATCAACCTCATCGACAACGTCCCCGAAGACCAGCTCCGCTTCCAAAC TTACGATGACACTGGATTCAAGATTAACAATGTAAAGTATGAAGGGAGCTTGCTGATAGTAGAAAACAAGATACTGACCTGGACACCCAAAACATTTGCGGATATAACTGCTGAAAG TTTATCAATCTTCAAAATTGTGCACCCAATCCCAG AGATTCTGATTCTTGGTTGCGGGAAATACGTCCAGCCAGTCAGTCCTGAGCTGCGCAAGTTCATTCGGTCAACTGGGATGAAACTGGAGGCCATCGATTCGGTAACGCATTCCCCCCCTCCAT TTGTTTGGCAGAGGAATGCGGCTTCGACCTATAATATTCTGAACGAAGAGGGGAGGGCAGTGGCGGCCGCAGTCCTTCCGTTCGGAGTCGACTCTTAA
- the LOC123127931 gene encoding NADH dehydrogenase [ubiquinone] 1 alpha subcomplex assembly factor 3 isoform X3, protein MAAARGQKALATLVRSLRSDSISNSNAPRLRHLPSLRRTFSLYDQINLIDNVPEDQLRFQTYDDTGFKINNVKYEGSLLIVENKILTWTPKTFADITAESLSIFKIVHPIPEILILGCGKYVQPVSPELRKFIRSTGMKLEAIDSLFGRGMRLRPIIF, encoded by the exons atggcggcggcgcggggacaaAAGGCGCTGGCGACGCTGGTGAGGTCGCTGCGGAGCGATTCCATCTCCAACTCCAATGCTCCCAGGCTCAGGCACCTCCCGTCTCTCAG GAGGACCTTCTCGCTCTACGACCAGATCAACCTCATCGACAACGTCCCCGAAGACCAGCTCCGCTTCCAAAC TTACGATGACACTGGATTCAAGATTAACAATGTAAAGTATGAAGGGAGCTTGCTGATAGTAGAAAACAAGATACTGACCTGGACACCCAAAACATTTGCGGATATAACTGCTGAAAG TTTATCAATCTTCAAAATTGTGCACCCAATCCCAG AGATTCTGATTCTTGGTTGCGGGAAATACGTCCAGCCAGTCAGTCCTGAGCTGCGCAAGTTCATTCGGTCAACTGGGATGAAACTGGAGGCCATCGATTCG TTGTTTGGCAGAGGAATGCGGCTTCGACCTATAATATTCTGA
- the LOC123127947 gene encoding tobamovirus multiplication protein 2B isoform X1, which produces MAPYMDSPRGPCCSWLGWASNYSEAAVCGGDDDDQEMAAVAGGGGGAKATVAEQIGQAVQSTSNLLQLMEQSSPAQEVGADSCRMFIQVHLAKLPKNLLAKASLTKNTEQVLQQLPNVISSLDAFMDSSLQSASQIKTVTQLLSNMESTQLKSILPASRLQKDQKNTEPGELRVD; this is translated from the exons ATGGCTCCTTACATGGACAGCCCACGTGGCCCATGTTGCAGTTGGCTGGGCTGGGCCTCGAATTATTCCGAGGCTGCGGtgtgcggcggcgacgacgacgaccaggagatggctgcggtggcgggcggcggcggaggagcgaagGCGACGGTGGCGGAGCAGATAGGGCAGGCGGTGCAGTCCACCTCCAACCTTCTCCAGCTCATGGAGCAGTCCTCCCCTGCCCAG GAAGTAGGTGCTGATTCATGCAGAATGTTTATTCAG GTCCACTTGGCTAAACTCCCTAAGAATCTCTTGGCGAAAGCATCTCTTACAAAGAACACAGAGCAA GTGCTACAACAACTACCTAATGTAATTTCTTCCTTGGATGCTTTTATGGATAGTAGTTTGCAAAG CGCATCTCAAATTAAGACTGTCACACAACTCTTGTCAAACATGGAGAGCACCCAGCTCAAATCTATTTTGCCTGCCTCTCGATTACAGAAAGATCAAAAGAATACTGAGCCTGGAGAACTCAGGGTTGACTGA
- the LOC123127947 gene encoding tobamovirus multiplication protein 2B isoform X2 yields the protein MAPYMDSPRGPCCSWLGWASNYSEAAVCGGDDDDQEMAAVAGGGGGAKATVAEQIGQAVQSTSNLLQLMEQSSPAQVHLAKLPKNLLAKASLTKNTEQVLQQLPNVISSLDAFMDSSLQSASQIKTVTQLLSNMESTQLKSILPASRLQKDQKNTEPGELRVD from the exons ATGGCTCCTTACATGGACAGCCCACGTGGCCCATGTTGCAGTTGGCTGGGCTGGGCCTCGAATTATTCCGAGGCTGCGGtgtgcggcggcgacgacgacgaccaggagatggctgcggtggcgggcggcggcggaggagcgaagGCGACGGTGGCGGAGCAGATAGGGCAGGCGGTGCAGTCCACCTCCAACCTTCTCCAGCTCATGGAGCAGTCCTCCCCTGCCCAG GTCCACTTGGCTAAACTCCCTAAGAATCTCTTGGCGAAAGCATCTCTTACAAAGAACACAGAGCAA GTGCTACAACAACTACCTAATGTAATTTCTTCCTTGGATGCTTTTATGGATAGTAGTTTGCAAAG CGCATCTCAAATTAAGACTGTCACACAACTCTTGTCAAACATGGAGAGCACCCAGCTCAAATCTATTTTGCCTGCCTCTCGATTACAGAAAGATCAAAAGAATACTGAGCCTGGAGAACTCAGGGTTGACTGA